The Pocillopora verrucosa isolate sample1 chromosome 9, ASM3666991v2, whole genome shotgun sequence genome includes the window ATTAGATTCAATCAGGagtatttaaagaaacttaGTTTATACCTTTGACAAAACAGAGCACTCGCTAAAAGTCACTTGTCTCGATCTTCATGCGTAAGGTGTGAAGAATTTCAATCGCAGGAACTAGTTTCTTCAACTTTCAtacattgtttttaataatattgttctttcttttgtgctcttttgGTCGGACATGATTGGATAAtgatagttattattattattcttattattaattttaattttatttaacgaGGGTAACATCGATTAACGATAACACAATAGTTTACATAATCCCCCCTTTGATAATCTAAAACTAGAACAAACCAAAtctgaaggaaaagaaaaagaagcttgGTAAATTGAAGTTAATATTTGTATTCAATAACACACTGTTCAGTAACAGAGCTTTTCCAGTCTAATTTTTCTGTGAAGGGGACTTAAAAGGCGCCTCTGTGACTTCGTATCTCTAAGGGATGGTTCTGGTCCGTTCCATCGACGAGTGGCACTGGAATGGAATTTTCTGAGGCCTTAATTTTTCTTGCTCATAAGCATGATAAGATGATTTCTTTCTGAGGTTCTCGTGTAGTGTTTTGACTAACCTTAGTGAAGTCAATGTGAAAGTAAAGATATTCTTAACCATGGTCGTTACCGATTTTGTGAAATTGCGCGAATGATGTCGTCGATGGGAAGCCAACCTAATTTGGTAAATAACATAACTGAATTGTCCTGTAAATTAACATCTAGCATCACTCTGGCGCAGCGTCTCTGTAGCCGTAACAATTTATTCAACTGTTATTTTGTACAGTTACCCCATATTGTGCAGCAGTATGCAAGAACTAGTTTTATAAGGGAATTATAGAGTAATCGAGCACACCAAGTACAAGGTGAGGGAAATCAGAGTTTATTTTTCCGTTTGCCTTAGCCGTTAACgcctctataaaaaaaaaaaagttcactaaTGCTGTTAGTGATGTATATCTATGTCAACTATGGCAATGTTAATCCTCTAAGAGATCATCTCTAGGTTAAGATATGGAGCAAAAATTGGTTTAACTGTAAACTCTAGCAATTTGTGATAGACAGTCTTTAACTGTGATCATGATAGCATATCTGATCGTTCACATGAACACGAAATAGCTAATGAGCAGAGATATTGCTGTGGAGTACGAGGTCGTCACCGAGAAGGCGTCTCCAACTGGAGGGACCGTTTTTCCGACTGTAGGGGCCGGTGTTGTGCTTCTTTCGCGGCAGTTGGACTGTCTAGGAGGTAAGGGCTTCATGATCTTTGGAATCGGATATGTGTAGTTGTTAGGTCTCTGGGAAGGAAAACATTAACAATATTTCACAGGAGATTCAGTGCTGTACACTTAATTTTACTCCTCTAAGGAGGTGGCAGACTCACTGTTGCATACTGAATCAGattgaagataaagaaaactacGATTACGATGAAAACTATGCCTATGACCAGGCATTTACCATCCCAGATTAAGAGGGTGCCCTCCACCCAATAGACAAGCACACACACCCATGATCATACACCCATTATTTGTCTTGTTTTATCATTTCGACATTTTTTCATGCACGTTATCTCGGGATCTCATTAGCACCCTTAAGAATTGCACTGTACGGTAATGCTAACAGTAGCGAGTTTCGTGCCCCCTAATGAGTTTACTGACCGCGGGACAATATGTGGAAAATGTCTCTGCTTCATCAAATTTCTTCCTCAAGTCAGACACCAATTCCTTCGTCCATGAGATATTTGCCCCAATGAGAGGATTTGACCATTTTGACCCCTTTAAGGAAGGGctagacaaaggaaaattaaagttaaaaatagatTGAAACCAAACATTGCTTGAAACAAGACATGCTATACCTCTACGATTTAATAGACAATCTTTGGTTTAACTCCGCAATCATGTTCGCTTCTTTAGGTGTTATGGTGCGTGCTTTACATCTGCTCCGTGTTCTTCAACTCTTTCCGTATTcgcaaacatttctttttgcaGTTTGCTTTGAGTTTTGTTCTGTAGGCTGTTATAAGGATAATACTCTTTCAGACAGTCATGTGCTTAAATTCATTTGTTGGTCAATTTTCACTGTGTTAGTTGACTAGAACGCCAATGAGATTTATCCAGCTTCTTGACGACTTGGCAAAGAAAGGATGCCAGTCATGATCAACGCTGAATGTTCTATTACCTTCAGGAAACTTGCTGCACGGATCAGTTCTATTCACGCGAAGAATGAAATTCGCGGATAAAGGCTATGATAGAGTCCCttgtaaaagaaattcatttttaactcgtgaattgcgcgcatgcacaagagcgagttatagatgcgatgtggggaatgccattcgctcgctcgctcgctcgctcgctcgattggtcgattcctgtaaacgttttttagattttaggcttttgagtgcatttgatagtttttggcgagcagtaaacagacgaaatggcgacctttgtgGCTAAGTttagtggtggggtgaaaaagaagccaatgataatcttaaaagagttttttttttcgttttagtttcaacaagcggcgccagcgactggcaggcatgcaaggattcacactgaaataacagaacaaccttcgtttttcataaaattgtaatttacaatccttgaacttgaaaacaatccaaagattcattgaaaatatcacttactgcgaagcgctcggagtttacagatgttcaaaagctttttctgttatggcgtgagattgaggacaaaattgatcattacgtttcgtcgcctgtgtttttcctgtgtgaagcaacaaaagtgccggcgactgacgaaataacaagttaacacgaaaatcaaataacacctaaacaagctaccgattttcagtgaatttttaaagaacaattttcttttcagtttcaagacaatttgaagattcaacatacatacaacgtactaaaatgcgaaagttacacaccacaaaatagataaataggcctgaaatgaaattctatcttgttattgattatacgttgcctagcacgtgacttaaatctacccaggcggagatccaaaatgacggtggcaggcttggctcagttatatcactcaaaactcgttcccgtgtgtctcatttgataaagagggaatcgttaatgttttcattaagacagtattgccttgattttctaatatttacaacgaaagacagtaaatttcacttttcacccacatttacttccaaccttttcttttgaaccagagacaaaaatgatagacgtttaaaacacatgacatcatccaccttgtcaaatgtaatagcatgatcatttcaattgtaatgccttcttatcccaacgttactttgtttctttgctacattagcgaacactgaactactgctcgtactctagatatgacaatcaaccacaaaattccctaaaccagataacattaaacataatctaaaaaatcatgtgtcaattcacgagtttgctcacagagcactttgatctCCTTTTAGGGGGGGTACCTCAGCACGACAATAGAGGATTGAACCAAATACACAACTAGCATATCTAGGAAATAATTACAATGCCCCGAATACCAACATTTCAGTGTTAAACttcttactttattatttaGGCGATGACAGTACTTGTGAAATTAAGTAGGGATGAGTGATTATTCAGTAAAATAGCTCCCTAAAGCAGGATTATTATTGAGAAATGCGAAAGATTTCAGGTGGCAAAGCATGCAACACCGGTTTTACTTGAGCAGTTCTTCGCACTTTTGATGCTccgttttgattattttctcgACAGACGTATTAAGGTGGTTTCCTGGAAGCAGACCAGATCTACTTTCAACTTTACTTGAACAAGTATGTATTAATTCACTTACAAGTGTTCTTTAACGAAGTCGTACACTGGCTTACGTAGGCTGCTGAGGCAATATGCTGTAGCATTCACCATTCGAGGATAGTAAAACATGTAATTCAGACACATTTCTTGAGTGGTGGAGCTACCAGCCTGTAAGAGGAAGAAGAGTACATCATCTTTTAGTCTGTCATGAAGCATATACAGCAAAAATCAACGATGGCATGTTTTTATTGCAATCTCTTGAAATATAGATTGAGAGAGATGTCACTGTTAAGAGGAAACCAACACTTCGGCTGGCATAAGTCTGAATTCTGAATGCCGTCCTTATTCTTAGAGAGACTACTTAGTGATTTTTGAGGGCTCAGATATCGCACTTGCCTGCACGAGTTTATCGCGATCCATCGTCTCGTATTTGCAGAAATGAATTAAGTCGTCCCCCTGAAGGATAAGAAAGACGTCAGTGAAGAAAACGAAATGTATGGTGATCATCTGGAGGCCAATTCACAAATCTCGATCtgataaaaacaatcaaacacaaattaACTTAATCTAActtgattttaaaaaggaaCGTAAAATAATCATATACAATGTTATTCTTTTATCAGATTTTTTCCATCGCATTTGCtcatttaaatattaatttgaaatggTTGCGTGGAAAGCTTGAGTGCATTGAATAAATCAGTGGGACACATCGTCTAACTCATATAAATTATTACGCGTTTATGAGCTGAAATCAAATGTAATTCTAAGAAAAAGTGACACTTAAATCAAAGTTTTCTCAAACCGGTTTGATGTGAGCCTCTTCTCTTAAAACTTGTATATCCTGCGAAACAACAAGTGAAAGTTAACTGTTGGAAAATGAATAAACGTTCTTTCAATGAGATCATTTCGCAGCTTGGTAGCTAGCAATGTCCTATGGCTCACGTAGTAGAAGATATACTAAGGCACTTATTAGAATGTATCACGTTTCGGCACCCGAAAGGAGCACTTGAATCTTAATTACTTTTTCCCCCACATGCAATCGCGTAATTTCTCAGAGAATGGCCACAGTGCTCAGTAAGTTAAGGTTATGGTTATAATATGACTTCTGTAAGCGATAACTGGCAAGTAGCAGAGTTATCTTATACAATCGCGATAATCATTGATGTTGTTACCGACtgggtaaaataaaaaatttatatcgaAAATTAGAGGATTCTGGATGTCGTGAAAAAATTAGTAGTTCCGATTGGACAAATTGATTCAAGTGAAATAAAGGACAAGTTGAAGAGGGAGCAGCATACTGTtgcaaattgttttttaaaagaagccATGTGTTATAATTCTTGTGCATTCGCTAGATGCTAATGGTGGATCTTGTGCCACACCATATAAATTACCTGAAAGTTAAAATCATAATGGTCATCTCTCGCAATTTCTGGTAACTCAATTCCATTGCGAACATGCTTTGTCCATGTTGCACGCCCTgtggatgaaaacaaaaactcagTGATATTTAAGTTTGGCTCCATAATGACGTACGACTGTCAACAGAACGTGGAAACATAAGACAGACAGGcgtaaatataaacaaacaacaaccaCCACTTCTAAACAACAAAAGCAGCACAAGGTCACTTACCCTGCAGATGGGTGTGAAGAAGGGCAGCAAAcacttttattcctttttcaggGAGCTTAGTCGCCTGCAAGTCTTCCTAAGAAAAAAAGGTGCTTTATGTTAAATGCAGAAGTAAATTTATGACACACGTTCCTAGGCACTGTGCGAACTTAAATGCAccgtgaataaaaaaaaaggtgaaatcaTAATCTGTTAACCGCCTGTGTTTTGCCCATTTTCGGAGCCAGCTTCACCATACTGCCAtgcattgtttgtttgtttgtttgttttttttctgttttttgttttttgttttcatttttttctaaactcTGTATTGCATGGAGatgaatttaagaaattattgTGAATATTTGAGTTACCTGATAGCATTCTTTGGGGCAATAACCCACAGTCAACCAAGATTCCTGTTTTGGTGGGATTATCGCAAATTTACTTATACTGTCTCCAACAGACATTATTCCAGCATCGTACTCACGGGGATGAGAAGTGTAGTAAAAACGAACCCCTGAGCTATCTTTGCGTCctatttgacaaaaaataaaagatattgaGGGAATGAGATATTTTATGGCTGAGGGCAAAAAACTACACCTCTTAATACTTCTTCTCCttaactaaaaatgaaaacggataaaaaaagcaaaatgtaagGTGCCAACCTTCAATTGATTTGGGATTGTCGTAGTGTAGTTCAAGCAAAAGTGTTCTTGGCGAGTCCGACGTACCAACTGGATACCCAGCCTTAGGTGGATAATAAAATGcctatttgataaaaaatatatatatatttctttagaaagagtaacgaaaaacctttcaaattcataatgtttcaaattaaaagttcatttcccaagatgagCAAGTCCAATTTATAAGTTTTATATCTTACCGTACCACCAACAGCCCAAGCAGCAACGACACTGTAGCCGTAACAATGACCTAGAGGCATATTGGGTGTTTCATGACAGTCAAAGCCAGAACCATGTAAGGTAGCATTACTAAAATTCCCATAACATTCGTAGACGAGTAAATGATGCACAATGCCTTCGTTTCCAGGTGTTACATATGGCTCAAActataaaagaggaaaaatctgaaaattctCCGAAAGCGACACCAACATCAATAGTGGAACGCTTTACTTCTACTTAATGATTACTTAATACGAGGAAATCTCTAGAATGCCACTAAGAACCAAAACGTTTGTGAAACCCTGGGCCAATCGGCACACCTTTCGTAAACCCACCTTAGGTTCTTCCCTATTCCTAGATATTTCGTAACCCGCTATTAGCTAACCACTCAACTTTAAAGTGTGGCTTTTTCTGACACGACTAATAATAAGTGGAGAATTTTGAAATGCATTAATGAAATGTCAAAAGTTGTTGCAATGTCACGAAGTCTCACCGGCTACGAAATTGCCTTTCCTTGAAGAACTCGGTTGGAGCGTCTAAACAATTTGTTATCAACACATTTCTGAAAATGCAAGTTCATAATTTTTCGAACATTCATGTTCATTTTCGTAAGAATTTACGCGGTGGCCTTCTGCATTGATCAATCACTTAACCATAAGAAGAGATAAACGGATGAAAACAGGTTTTATTGCAATGTTTTACGCTTCTGTACTCACCTTTGTAATATGATGCTTTGATTTGAACTCGGGTAGTTGGATAAGAGAACACCAATAAGTCGTGCGCTTTTTAGGAATcgttatctgaaaaaaaatgtatatctCTGTTTTGAGTAGGCTTCAAACTCCCTGAATGGACGCTCTACAATCTTTGCTTTCGATAACGTTCTCcacaatttaaaaaactgaaagaagaaCTTTTATTTGTAACTAACATTTCTATTTGTGACATAAAACTGCTTCCACCCGGTTTCGTTCACTTGTTTTTTGTCCATGTTGTTAAGAAGTAGAATGCTCTTTGACCCGCGGAATGTATGTTTCTTCATATCGTCCTCAGAAGTGGGGTCCTCTGCATGATATGAAAACACAACCTTAGTGGTGCCTtcctgtaaaagaaaatgaaccGGGAAATAGCAATTTACTTGAtttgctttgaaaaagaaacaagaaaacataatTAATTAGCGCTGAACAGTTGAATGATGTAGAGATAAATGTTATATCAACATGGTATACAATTTATTCAGACACAGTGACACTGCCTTTAAAAGGCAGTACAATTACTTTTTTAGCCATGATTAAACATTTTGGCTGAATTGGCGGCAAAAAAACGAATAGGCTATGTTAAGGATTACCTCAATCTTCCTGTCGCGAGGATCACAGGTGTCAAATTTCCTACTAAATCTCAACAAAGTTTTCCCTTCGCTTTCCTCAAACCCAGTTAAGTTGTAGTTGTTTTCTTCGTCCAACGGTGGAAAGCTTTGGGAATCAGCAAACCGGTCCTTCAAAAACAAGTCAATAAAACGAGATCAAAAACTAACCGTGGTtatctatgttttttttaagccaaGCTTCATTCACAGCTTAACTGCAGACTATTCTGTAATGAAAAATGTACAGCTTTGAAGGGCCAACTCTTGAAAAGGCAATTAGTTGCTCCTTTTTTATTTCGCTTACCAACGACGACGTATAATACAAAACTGTTTTGCATaacttaaacaacaaaaaaatcttaGATGCATCAGTTTATCTTTATATACAGGCAGGTTAGCGTGACAACGGGTCAATATTGTGCTGATACCGCTAATAATGTAAACAATGTTCACAGAAGAGCAAATCTTTGCTTGAACAGCATTTAAATTCCAGTGTTTCCGTGCAACTACGAATACGTCCTAAATTAAGGCACTGGTTTGAAAGTATTGGAAGTTTTGATCCAAATAGAAATGGctaaaaatgcagtttttaacGTCGCTTTGGCTGTTTGTTTATTCATCTAAATCTGGATGTCGTGATGGCGTTAActccttcttttctttgttaactttcttttttctgcctAGAAATCCACCGTGACTAATGTCCTTTCGGCAAAAATTCACTTACCGTTAGGTAACCCTTGGAGTCCTTCACCCATCCGATAACTATATCGCTTCCGGCCATATTTCCATTACCCGAAGAGATGCCGAAACCAACCCACCCCGTTGTTGCTGCCTGAACGGCAAAGGATACGGTTTTATTTTCCCAGTTCACCGTCCAgaacagtttcattttctcgtaAGTATCTAAAACTGCTTCGTGAGCAAACTCAGCAGACAAATCAGCGCCATTGGCATGGACCAAAGCTGAAATTGCTATCAACATTAAGGAGAACATGTTGCCGGCTTAAGCTCGCTGCCGCTCTTTTGACAACTAAACTTGGAGGACGTCACTGAATATTACGTAGATCGTTTTGTTTCTAAGAAACAGATGCACGTGGGGATCACGAACTCATTGTGATTGGGCACACACCTTACCCCACGACCTCTAGAACTGCCCTCCTAAATTAGGAAACTAAGGTCAAACCAACGCTGACGGCCATCCCTCTACAACGACCACCTCTTCGCACCgaacatttttatctttccctgaatgACAGTTCACTTGGGCCTTTTTCCCTCTTGACACTCTTCACAAGGGAAAGGCCGCTAAGGTGCTGCGTGAATGCTGTATAACATCTCCATGACCATAAGTTAATCACTAAGTGGACGTTTGACAAAGTAAAATGCGTGACAAATCAATCGGGCACACAATCCTTGACAGTGTTATACAGAGGCGTAATAAATGTCTGTGTAACTAAAAACAGCTGTTCTGCAAACTTGTATGTAATCATTCTGAATCactcgtttcgttttgttattattcTGAACATGAGCTTTTGGTTTCCGAAGAATTGCTCTGCTTTGATTCagttacctttttttattttgtacgtgtcttggtgttgttgttgatgttgctttgctcagttgttttgttttgttcttttttttttaagttagaaTGCTCTGCCCTTCAGAAAAAACAGAGTTCACGCTGCACGTACCCTCAATTAACCGCTACCTAACGACAAAATTTTCGTTCCTTTCTTCCCAAGTTAGACTTTGTAGAGAGGTTCGAACAGTAGATGAACAGTAATGAAGGTGGATGTGAAGATAAACTTCCCTTGTTGCCTGGTAGTAAGTTCCCTTGATTAAGCCAGAACTTCAAACGGAGGATCAGATAGATTGAATCCCCAGTACCATCTTAATTGATCGTGCCTAACGACATTAATATCCATGTTTGTAGCTGGAATAGAGAGCACCTAATGCCCCAGTTTGTTGATGCTAACTTTTACTGAGAAGCATGAAATAGCGATAATCTGTTGGTTGTCAGGGAGGGAGCACAATCTGTGGTTGGTTTAGTGCGACCTCCTTATATGTCCGAGATTTCCGAGGGTGAAACTACGACAGGAGGAGTGTAATCTTTGTCGTGTTTCCatcattttaaaaggaaaagtttgtgTAATTATTGCATTAGTAGTTTCACACTAACAACACACAAATACCCGATACATGCTGACTGGATAAAAAGAAAGGGTTAATGGCCTCTACTAATTACcttggtaaaaagaaaaaaaaaaatttacagaggTTGGCAGCTATGCTGCAACAACGTCAATGCTTTGAAAACCTGAGTAGTGTTTTTTACTCGTCTTTTGTTTGACAAGACACGCTAAATATAGAGATTCAAGTGAAATGCTAATGATAACACCGCAGGTCACTGAAAAGCACATCATTAACCGAGAAGTTTGCGAAGAATTGAACGAAAATTTAAATAGATCAACTGACCCTGTACACGCTACTTTTACGAAATGAGCCAGAGTAGATAAACCTACCGTATTTCACTTTAG containing:
- the LOC136283250 gene encoding DBH-like monooxygenase protein 1 — protein: MFSLMLIAISALVHANGADLSAEFAHEAVLDTYEKMKLFWTVNWENKTVSFAVQAATTGWVGFGISSGNGNMAGSDIVIGWVKDSKGYLTDRFADSQSFPPLDEENNYNLTGFEESEGKTLLRFSRKFDTCDPRDRKIEEGTTKVVFSYHAEDPTSEDDMKKHTFRGSKSILLLNNMDKKQVNETGWKQFYVTNRNITIPKKRTTYWCSLIQLPEFKSKHHITKFEPYVTPGNEGIVHHLLVYECYGNFSNATLHGSGFDCHETPNMPLGHCYGYSVVAAWAVGGTAFYYPPKAGYPVGTSDSPRTLLLELHYDNPKSIEGRKDSSGVRFYYTSHPREYDAGIMSVGDSISKFAIIPPKQESWLTVGYCPKECYQEDLQATKLPEKGIKVFAALLHTHLQGRATWTKHVRNGIELPEIARDDHYDFNFQDIQVLREEAHIKPGDDLIHFCKYETMDRDKLVQAGSSTTQEMCLNYMFYYPRMVNATAYCLSSLRKPVYDFVKEHFPSLKGSKWSNPLIGANISWTKELVSDLRKKFDEAETFSTYCPARPNNYTYPIPKIMKPLPPRQSNCRERSTTPAPTVGKTVPPVGDAFSVTTSYSTAISLLISYFVFM